The Engystomops pustulosus chromosome 7, aEngPut4.maternal, whole genome shotgun sequence DNA window ATTGTGAGGCCAATGTGCAGACGCTGAACAAgcaggactgcagctctgggtgtgacaggagtaGAAGTCAAACCGCGTGGATTATATACACAGAGAAAGATGAAGCTTCGCTCCGTGTGATTAAGAGACCGGAGACGCATCGTGTTACAAACTCTTTTTCTTTATTGAAAACAAATgttcctctaaaaaaaaaaaattatccagcGTTTACAgacgaagaaaaaaaaaaaacaccaaaaaaacctgcaaaaattcAAGTAAAAATTgacataaaaaaaaggaaaatcaaaCACTAATAAACGATGAAAAACAAAACCAGAACAGAGAAAAAACCTAGAAGTGATCGGAGTGATCGGCTCGCCTAAGGATCAGCCAATTAGAAGGAGAGCAGGTCACGTGACAACAGGCAATGTTTCGCCGCTGCTTTACTGAGATTTTTATTGAACTTGAGTTACGTtgtttatactctagtcacattcaAAGCTGCAAGCGGTACGTAGACCGTTCCTAACACCTCCCACTTTAGTAGACAGAGGTAAATGTAAACATTAGAATTGTAGATGCAGCTTTGGACGTGACTAGAGTGTTAGACCACAGTTAGCGCCCAGCACTGTACGTAGCGGTCTCTGTTATGGCATCAAATAAGGATTTTACATTGAAAAGCAGCAAGTCTCACACACAACACACTGGTCGCTAGGGCTCCAGTGCTggctgcccatagcaaccaatcacagatcggCTTTCAATTTCCCATAGCAATTTTATAACTGAAAGCTGAATTTTGATTGGATGTTGAAAATTAAGGCAAAATCTGGAAGGTTAGTGGCTCAGGAATGGCGGCCGTGTGTGCGTtacctatatatataaaaaggcaAGATTTGGGAAAGATTTAGGAGCAGCTTCTTGTGAGTAACCGGCCGAACATCTCACAATCAAACCAGTCAGTAAAACTGTGCGGCCGGATGTCAGGTCCCTGAACTGGCGCCACCGTAGCCGGGTTATTGCAGTGCGACGTCAGTATGTGCaaatgatgggaggagtagtCCGTCCCCTGGCCCCGGCCTCTAGTTAATGGGCTGGTAGGTGGAGAAAACTTTCTTCTTCAAGCACGTGACCACAATGGCTCCGATTATCAGCAGCACCAGCGGCGTCCCCAGCGCCACCGCCATGATACAGATCACCAAGATGGAGAACGAGTCACGAGGAGGCGTCCCGTAACCCACCAGAGCCGACCTGCAACCAGAAGGGACACATTAATGGAGGGGACTGGAAACACAAAGACGGGGGACAGGACCGTGACGAGTCGGCACTCGGGGAAGGGAAGACAGGACCGTGACGAGTCGGCACTCGGGGAAGGGAAGACAGGACAGTGACGAGTCGGCACTCGGGGAAGGGAAGACAGGACAGTGACGAGTCGGCACTCGGGGAAGGGAAGACAGGACAGTGACGAGTCGGCACTCGGGGAAGGGAAGACAGGACAGTGACGAGTCGGCACTCGGGGAAGGGAAGACAGGACAGTGACGAGTCGGCACTCGGGGAAGGGAAGACAGGACAGTGACGAGTCGGCACTCGGGGAAGGGAAGACAGGACAGTGACGAGTCGGCACTCGGGGAAGGGAAGACAGGACAGTGACGAGTCGGCACTCGGGGAAGGGAAGACAGGACAGTGACGAGTCGGCACTCGGGGAAGGGAAGACAGGACAGTGACGAGTCGGCACTCGGGGAAGGGAAGACAGGACAGTGACGAGTCGGCACTCGGGGAAGGGAAGACAGGACAGTGACGAGTCGGCACTCGGGGAAGGGAAGACAGGACAGTGACGAGTCGGCACTCGGGGAGGGGAGACAGGACAGTGGACGAGTCGGCGCCCGGGGGTGGGTGGTTCAGTGATGAGTCGGCACTCGTTATGAGGCATTACTTGGGTACACTTACCATGCAAGGAACTTGTTTTTTTCATAGAAGTCGCCATCTGCGATCCCAAAGGACACGTTCAGAGCCTCCACGTTGTAATGATCGCTCAGCCGCTCCCCGTAGAAGGCCTGGATAATTCGGGGGGCAGTCATGGTCTGGTTCATGTTCTGAGGATCATACACAACACACGGGAGAGCGTCTGCCCTGCTGCCATTAATTGATCCGTAGGCCACAGACTTCCACTGGAAATAGCCGAGGGCATAGCTGGAGTTCAGGGCATCGGGCACCAGCTCCATCACCTGGGGGTGGACACACACAGCAATAAATACATTGCCATCCTCTCTGTGCCCGACATCACACCTGGTGCTAGTGCTTCCTACCTCGAAAATTGTCGGAGTGTATTCATCATCTATGGAGCGGACAGACCGCACCTTCTTCCGTCCCGACTTCTTCTCCAGCGTGATCATCTCCAGAGCAAAACGCGAGTGGTTCCCGCGAGGCCGGACGCCCTCAATCATGAACTCCAGCTTGGTGCAGTTGGCGGTGTGGAGGAGCCGCGGCGAGGAGGAGTCCCGTCCGGGTCTGTCGTATGCAGATACCTGGAATGGAGGCGTTACCAAGACATCATCAATGTTGCATGTTGCCGCATGTAGAAGTTGTGTGAAGGTGGAAGATGATCATTTCTACTCACCCGGAAGCTGACACTTCCATTACTGAAGCTCCCGTTAGGATCATTCGCGTTGGCTCCGGTCAGACGGAAGGAGAGCGAGGAGGAATTTATGGTGTTGTTGGCGTTCTCCCAGACAAAGTTGGACAGGTCGTAGGGCGGGTAGAAATTCTTTTCTGCGGTGCCGGAGAAGTTGGCCGTGTTGTTCACATCTTTATATTCAAATATCTGGGGAAAGAAGACGAAAATTGTGATCCAGGGGACTGGCAAAGGATTATGGGAAATCTACGTTTACAGGAGTCATTAGATAGACGCAGTGACGTATCCCCCTCCACTTACCCGGGTGAAGGTGAGGGCGGTGGAGTACAGGACGCTGGAGGCTGGTTCTATGGCGATGGCTCCGTAGTGGTCTCCGGAGAGCAGTTTGGACCAGTTGACCCGAAGGTCGCTGTGCTCcgtgtctgtgtatatgagcaGCACTGTGGGGGCCCCGATGGTGCTCCAGACATAGTGGATGGTGCTGCCGTTCCCCACCGCCCGGGTGTGCAGCAAATTCACAGAGGAGCTGGCGTAGCCGGGGTTAAACTGCATGGAAACCTGTGGGAGAGAAAATACCATTATATATAGTCAGAGGTGAAGGGGGGAAGGGGACAGGAGCGGATCCCTATCAGTGACCTCTGACACCTCAGGGACAGGAGCGGATCCCTATCAGTGACCTCTGACACCTCAGGGACAGGAGCGGATCCCTATCAGTGATGTCTGACACTGAGGGGACAGGAGCGGATCCCTATCAGTGACCTCTGACACCTCGGGGACAGGAGCGGATCCCTATCAGTGATGTCTGACACCTCGGGGACAGGAGCGGATCCCTATCAGTGACGTCTGACACCTCGGGGACAGGAGCGGATCCCTATCAGTGACCTCTGACACCTCGGGGACAGGAGCGGATCCCTATCAGTGACCTCTGACACCTCGGGGACAGGAGCGGATCCCTATCAGTGACCTCTGACACCTCGGGGACAGGAGCGGATCCCTATCAGTGACCTCTGACACCTCGGGGACAGGAGCGGATCCCTATCAGTGACCTCTGACACCTCGGGGACAGGAGCGGATCCCTATCAGTGATGTCTGACACCTCGGGGACAGGAGCGGATCCCCATCAGTGATGTCTGACACATCAGGGACAGGAGCGGATCCCTATCAGTGACCTCTGACACCTCAGGGACAGGAGCGGATCCCTATCAGTGATGTCTGACACCTCAGGGACAGGAGTGGATCCCTATCAGTGACGTCTGACACCTCAGGGACAGGAGCGGATCCCTATCAGTGATGTCTGACACCTCGGGGACAGGAGCGGATCCCTATCAGTGATGTCTGACACCTCGGGGACAGGAGCGGATCCCTATCAGTGATGTCTGACACCTCGGGGACAGGAGCGGATCCCTATCAGTGATGTCTGACACCTCAGGGACAGGAGCGGATCCCCATCAGTGATGTCTGACACCTCAGGGACAGGAGCGGATCCCTATTAGAGACGTCTGACACCTCAGGGACAGGAGCAGATACCTATCAGTGACATCTGACACCTCAGGGACAGGAGCGGATCCCCATCAGAGATGTCTGACACCTCAGGGACAGGAGCGGATCCCTATTAGTGACGTCTGACACCTCAGGGACAGGAGCAGATCCCTATCAGTGACCTCTGACATCTCAGGGACAGGAGCGGATCCCTATCAGTGACCTCTGACACCTCGGGGACAGGAGCGGATCCCTATCAGTGATGTCTGACACCTCGGGGACAGGAGCGGATCCCTATCAGTGATGTCTGACACCTCGGGGACAGGAGCGGATCCCTATCAGTGATGTCTGACACCTCATCCTCCAGCTCCCGGTATCAGTGACCTCTGACACCtcatcctccagctccccggTATCAGTGATCTCGGTTGGACCCATGTTTCAGGTTCCGGCTTCTCCTGCTTTCGATTCCTGAATTTAGGACCATACAGGCTGCTTCTCGTTTCCTGAGATATGTGGGCGGAGTCGCCACAATGGGGGAGGGGCTTAGAAATCAGGGTCCACccatctgctcctcctccacagcCATAACACGGGGAGGACTACATGTCCCAGCACGACCAgccgcccctcctcctcctacaatCTGTAAGCCACGTGCGGTCCCTTTAAACCCGAGAAGTCCCTCACAccgagaactacaactcccagcagcctccccgctCTGCACCTACAGAgtcacaactcccagcagttccccctccccccaaaaacgAAGTCTAAATCCCGAAGAACTACGACTCCCGGCGTGACCCGGGACACTGCGCCAGAAGCGGCTCGGCGCACGGGGCATTGTGGGAGTTGTAGTCTGCGGCCGCGCTCACCTGgcgggtctcctcctcctcaggggcCGCCAGAAGCCCCCGGAGCCCgagcagcaccagcaccagccgcAGCCCCGCGATCATCGCTGTTGTCCCGCGCTTCCGGCCGAGCGGACATGTGACTGGCGATCAGCTGACCACAGCACGGGGGGCGGGGCCTGCGCGCCGAGCACGTGACCACCCCTAACCAGAGCGCTGCATTATGGGAACAACATTATAACAGATAGGCAGATGATTACCAGAGGATTTGTGATGGGCGGAGCTACAGATGGTCACATGACAAAAGAGCGTCCATATAGCCAACTGGGCGTCACTCCGCATACACTAACCTGGCACCTAATAACCAAAAGACGTCCATAATCTCCCAAAATTATCACCAAACCCAAATCACTGGGAGCAACGTGATGCACGAGCTCAGTCTCCCCAATGTGCGACTACAGGACCCCATAGGGCGAGACCCCCTGGTTACAGCTCAATGTGAGGGGCAAGTCTTCTCCTAGATCTCCTGCATGACTGTTCTGATCGCCCTCTATGAGGGAGATTCCATCCtgctggctgataacagagaattgTTCTATACGTATACAGCCCCCTgcaggctgataacagagaattgTGTATAGAGCCCCCTGCAGGCTGATAACAGAattgtgtatacagccccctgcagGCTGAGCGAAGGTCCTGCACATAAATCACATCTCACACAGATTCAATTTCAaatgaagttttattttttttctttggaacAGGAAGAGCGTGATCGATGCTGCGCCCCTCCCCTCCAACTACCTTTGTGCCCCCCAATCCTCTCGGACcgtaataaatacaaaaaaaaacggGATCTCCTGCCAGAGCGCGATGCACAGGGAACACGCCGGAGGGTCTGACGTGTCCAGAGACGTCTCCTCAAGTGCTAGAGGGATCTGCAAGCTGTGGGTCCCACGTTCCTGACAGGAGGGGATCACTCCTGGGGGTTCTCCGGAGCGGCTGGTGGCGCCCTCCCCTGGTCATCGCCCTTCCTCTTGTGGCCTGACACGATGTCATCGATACGGAGCAGCAAGATGGCGGTCTGTGGGAGGCAGAGGAGAGCGGATATAACAGACGTACACAGATACTCTATAAAGACGAGGCGCGGGCCAGCGGTGCCTCCTCCTTACCTCTACAGCCGTCTTGTAGGTCTGGAGCTTCACAGCGAGGGGCTCCCAGATGCCCAGGTCCTTCATGTCAGCCAGTACCCCAGCCTCACCATCCACACCCCAGGTCTGGCAGCCATCTTGTGTGTGTTTCGCCTGTAGATTGACAGGACAATGAGATCTACCCTCCAATACTTAGAAGCAGACCCCCACCCTGGCACCCAGCCTCACCCGCAGTGATGTCAGCACCCTGATGGTGCTAGCGCCGCAGTTCTGAATCAGAGTCCTGGGGATGACCTCCAGGGCCTGAGCCACGGCGCGGTACGGCCACTGCTCCACACCGGTCATGGTCTTGGACTTCTCTGTGAGGACATGGGCTACACTCATCTCAGCGGCGCCACCTCCTGGGACCAGGTATGGGTCGACCATCACATTGCGGCAGACCTGCATGGCGTCCTGGAGGTTACGCTCCACTTCCTGCAAGGAACAAAGACCGTTATGTAGTTGCCCCGTGCAGCAGCACATCGCGCCCACTAATTGTGGTACTGAGCAGCCACTCACCGCCAGGATCTCCTTACTGGCCCCGCGCAGCATGATGGTGCAGGCCTTGGGGTCCTTGCATTCTGTGATAAATGTGAAATACTCGTCCCCGATCTTCTTAATCTCGAAGAGCCCGGCGCCCGTGCCCACGTCCTCCTCCCGCAGCTCATCTGTGCGGCTGGCGATGCGAGCTCCACAGGccctggaggtcacacacacacacacatcattacATGGACCTGTATACAGCCGTATCCACACACTCCATCACACAGCACCCGCCCTCACCTGGCTATCCTGTTGTTGTCGGTCTTGCGCACTCTGCGGATGGCGGTGATATTGGCTTTGACCAGGTAATGCTGAGCGAGATCTGGAGGAGAAGAAACCATCATACCAGGAGCTCAGGGAGAGAAGAAACTTATGTAGGTGTTGCAGATATTTGCCATTTTTTAGTGAAGTGGTTGCTGATAATTGgaaaaacatctgtttttttttccccataaattgTCCCACAACTGTCTATGGGTTGTGTGTAGTCCAGCTACACTCTAACAAAGAGAATTAAACAGAGCTGCAATACCGCACACTACCCAGACACCAAAAGCCATGTTTTTCCATTCTGGATCGCCCCTTTGAGTTTTATTTTGAGGAAAAATTACTAGAAAGTCTCTAACCGGAGATTCCCTTCTCGGTGATCACCAGGTCGGGCTtgagtctgatgatgtcctcgcAGATCTGCTGGATATATTCCTCCTCCATCTGCAGGATACGGGCAAAGTCCTCCTCCCGGGTGATCTCAATCTCAGTCTGCAGGAAAGGGAAATTAGGGGGGTCACTAAGACACGAAAGCCGTAAGGGATAGTTCACATATCACTACACGGTGGAGGATGTTAATTAACAAACGACAACTATAACAGATTTTACTACAGAAAATTCCTCCATGTGAACATCCCCCAACGCCTGAAGCATAACTCCCCtcacatacagcactgccccttcTCCTCCACCGGTGTGTGTCTGCTCGGGTTATACAGGCCATCATAAAGCCACAGATCCAGGTTACACGACCCCTGCTATTTTGAGCTGTGTGGGTCAGAGACTCCCGATTCAGCATTTTATCCCCAATCCTGAGATCAGGAGTCCACCTTATACTCCAGCTAACCAGGGACATACAGATATCCCACCACAGGAGCATGAACGCAATACGCAGGTCCCTCTGAGTACTGTAGTCTACagtgagccccccctagtggtggccccTATAGACACGAGATATTCCTGTATGTGTACCTGGCTCTCCCCCTTCTTGTACTCCAAGGAGCAGTCTAGCAGGACGATGCGCGGGTTCTTGATCAGTCGCCTCATCTTGGGGTGTGTGACGTCCTTGTTGACCATGACGCCTCTCAGGACACAAGATTCCTCAATAATTCCGCCAGGAATCTGGTGAGGAACAGAAGCACAAGTCAGGAGCAAGGAACCTCCCCTGTATCAGGCACCGGTGGCCTCTCTTCGCATGTCTCACCTTCTCCACCTTGGCGTACTTCTTGATGTCAAACTCCTTCCTGCCGTTCTCCTCAAACTCCACGGTCTTCACTGCGTCCAGGGCGATGTTGCAGGCCATGTCCGCCCAGCGCTTGATGGCCTTGGTGTTGATGGCACTGTTGATGATCTTCAGCATCAGCTGGCGGTCATTGGTGTCCACTGGAGTGCTGCAAGTGGGGAGAACATGGGGTCAGCCGCTACAAGGTGTAACCCAAGCATCGCCAGATATCACCCACCATGGGCACCCAACGTGCGACAATCCATTGTGAGATGCCTCTAGCACCCCATGTAATCGTGTGATCACCATCAGACACATAGGCGCAGTACAAGGGGCCAAATGCCTAGGCCAAGAGCAGAGTGACAGCTACTAGATAAATATAACAGGAGCGGGCGAGGGGTCACCTGATCTCCTTCAGGGTGGCGATCATGTCGTCCAGGGCCTTGCGGTAGGCGCTGATCACCACGGTCGGGTGCATCTGTTGTTCTAGGAATTGTTCAGCAACGGACAGCATCTCCCCGGCTGAGGAGAGAAGAGCAGGTGATGAGGAGAGACCACCAGTACTACCCACAGCCAAGAACCACCCAGACAACTCTTAACCTAGGGACCAGTTCACACCACAAATGCCACCGCCAAAAACTAGTTAAAGTGTGAAACACACCCACACTCACAGACAAAAGAAGACCACCACTAGCACCAACCCCAGAGACCCCCTTCCCAGGCTCACCCAGAATGATGACGGATGTGGTGCCGTCTCCGACCTCCTCGTCCTGTGTGCGGCTGATCTCGATCATGGATTTGGCGGCCGGGTGCTGCACCTGGATCTAGAGGAGACAGTAGGGAGAGCGTCACGATACTGACCCCCCGCTACATCCAGTATAACCCCCACAGGTTGATCCTCTCCCTCATATCTCCCTAGTCTGAGGGGCCGGTACAGACAATTTGGGGAGATTGTATATAACCACAATGGATACATTGTAACGGACCGGTCAGCTATATGAGCAGCTCTGCGCATGTACGGAGGGTCTCCACAGCACCCACCTCTCGCAGGATGGCGTTACCGTCGTTGGTCATCACGATTCCTCCCATTGGATCCAATAACATCTGGAAAAGCAACAAATAAGGATTCACTATGACGTCCTGTGTGCGGTGACAAAGACCTTACACTCTAGGCGGAGCCTCACCTTCATCATGGCGCGGGGTCCCAGGCAAGTGCGGATGATGTCTGCGATGGTCTGGAAGAGACAGAGGGGTCAGGGGGCTGGCACTATGGGCGTGACACAATCAGGGGTCGCCCcttgggggagatgaggggcacaCACCTCCAGTACTTACCTTGGCCGCGTTGATGTTCCCGGTCTGGACCTTCCTACCAGACTCTCTCTTCATGTTCTGACCTGGAAAACATCATCGCACGTCATCATATCTGACCCATAATGCACCTACCCAGCCCCCCGATCCGACAGCTGCGGACCCTCAATCATCCACAGAAGGGATCAGTGCAGCCTGCAacctcctgtcagtgaatggagcggaAATCACATCCAGTCCTaacacttctcacagctgagactTTGTGACAGTGCCGACATTTATGGCCAACACTCTAAACCTGCGCTCCCCAATCGCCATGTcacgtcaaaaaaaaaaaaaaaaaaaaacacactttccGGCAATATGTCTTGTTTTTTGAAACTCGGACGAGGTGTATCAATACACTCTGGCCGCTTGCGCACACTATGACGTGGCAGCGTTTCTGCGATGTAATGTCACAGTGTGTACGGGCAGAACTAACAGACGTGTCCTTTTGGGAAACTTCAAACAGAA harbors:
- the GLMP gene encoding glycosylated lysosomal membrane protein, with translation MIAGLRLVLVLLGLRGLLAAPEEEETRQVSMQFNPGYASSSVNLLHTRAVGNGSTIHYVWSTIGAPTVLLIYTDTEHSDLRVNWSKLLSGDHYGAIAIEPASSVLYSTALTFTRIFEYKDVNNTANFSGTAEKNFYPPYDLSNFVWENANNTINSSSLSFRLTGANANDPNGSFSNGSVSFRVSAYDRPGRDSSSPRLLHTANCTKLEFMIEGVRPRGNHSRFALEMITLEKKSGRKKVRSVRSIDDEYTPTIFEVMELVPDALNSSYALGYFQWKSVAYGSINGSRADALPCVVYDPQNMNQTMTAPRIIQAFYGERLSDHYNVEALNVSFGIADGDFYEKNKFLAWSALVGYGTPPRDSFSILVICIMAVALGTPLVLLIIGAIVVTCLKKKVFSTYQPIN
- the CCT3 gene encoding T-complex protein 1 subunit gamma, producing MVIGGGAASAASIGRCLCALLLVCAQEAALLFLSPESSSRCRLRSPPAARMMGRPVLVLSQNMKRESGRKVQTGNINAAKTIADIIRTCLGPRAMMKMLLDPMGGIVMTNDGNAILREIQVQHPAAKSMIEISRTQDEEVGDGTTSVIILAGEMLSVAEQFLEQQMHPTVVISAYRKALDDMIATLKEISTPVDTNDRQLMLKIINSAINTKAIKRWADMACNIALDAVKTVEFEENGRKEFDIKKYAKVEKIPGGIIEESCVLRGVMVNKDVTHPKMRRLIKNPRIVLLDCSLEYKKGESQTEIEITREEDFARILQMEEEYIQQICEDIIRLKPDLVITEKGISDLAQHYLVKANITAIRRVRKTDNNRIARACGARIASRTDELREEDVGTGAGLFEIKKIGDEYFTFITECKDPKACTIMLRGASKEILAEVERNLQDAMQVCRNVMVDPYLVPGGGAAEMSVAHVLTEKSKTMTGVEQWPYRAVAQALEVIPRTLIQNCGASTIRVLTSLRAKHTQDGCQTWGVDGEAGVLADMKDLGIWEPLAVKLQTYKTAVETAILLLRIDDIVSGHKRKGDDQGRAPPAAPENPQE